DNA from Canis lupus dingo isolate Sandy chromosome 27, ASM325472v2, whole genome shotgun sequence:
tttctaacgAATCAGAGATTATCCCCAATTTGTTTAAAGGAAATTTCCCTTATCTCTCTTTTGATAGATGCATTTCATAGTTTAATATATACATAACTTTTTAAAGGAgataatttgaatttaataaatcttttgaaTGTGTACTTCATGACAGGGGCTAGTACCAAATTGGAATTGTGATTCACAAACTGACCCAAAAAGTGTGATGCTTATTGATCTCCAGTATCAGAATTTTTCTTGGTCTGTCATCTAACGTGCCATTTTGACCCATTCTGGCAAACTTATTTCTTAACAGATTTATACATAAGTAAATAGTTCTGGTTAACATCTTAGCAGATGTTCTGGTTTTGGTCTAACGTAAACTAGGTTGAACTAGTAATTGAATCATTCATACTATTAAAATAGGAATTCTTTTCTGGAAATGAACTGATACTCTCTTTGGTTTGAGTTCCATGGTCCAATTCAGTTAGACCTATAACGTATGCCAATTAACAATGAATAGGGATTAAAACCCAAATTTAATAAGGCTTATCAAGAAGGAGTGTCCTAAAGAGCAAAATTAGGTCCAATGGAAATCTTTTcattctcaaaattgtttttcagttcagtaaatatttgagtgtgtgtgcagTACTATATTCAGAAACATTTAATTGACCACAGTGTGGAGCTAGAAAGTTTTTAGATGTGTAGTTGAAAAGTATATTTCttgggtggggatgactgggtgacgggcactgaggtgggcaattgacgggatgagcatggggtgttattctgtatgttggcaaattgaacaccaataaaaaacaaatttatatataaaaaaagaaaagtatatttctttatttttatgaaattgaaGTACTATTACATACATTAGAAAAGTATACAAATCGTAAGTGCAGTACCTGACAAATTGCCAGAGTGAACATGGCTAAGAACcagctctttaaaaattttttttattaatctacATTGTTGaaatagttaaatttgcaaaaagatattttgttttctttctttttttttttaagattttatttattcattcatgagagacacacacagaaagaggcagagacacaggcagagagagaagcaggccccatgcagggaacccgatgtgggattccaggatcatgccctgggcagaagacggcgctaaactgctgagccacccgggctgccctgttttctttttctttaggaaggaaaaaatttagttatttattctaAACTGTTAACAAAACCAACATACTCTCTAAAGCTATTTGAATTGTagttatatctatatatctatatctatatctatctttgATACTTTTATTGTCTAAGATAACTAGATCCTAGTATTCTGCTTAAAACCTGTCATTTGTTACAAACTGAAGTGTCCTTATGTGTAAGACTTGCTTTCTCTAGATTGAATTCCCATCCTAATTTGTAAGTTTGAAATTTAGTCAAATTATTAAGACTGCTTAAAAAGGACACTATATTCATTGTTTCTATGCTCTTAGGTTAAATTCAAATAGGAAAAGTGCCCTTACTACCCAAGAATCGGCTAGCTTTGTGTGCCTGTGGCCTAGTTTCAGCCGTAAACTGGGTTAGTTTGGCCAGGTGCAGATGTACACCTTGGGAACTTCCATCCTGGTAGTGGTAGGGAGCGATGCATAGAAATTGATGGAGGGTAACTGGAAAATAGGAAGGCAGTGTGGAACAGTCTTTGCCAATAGCAGGTGGCAAACATGAATGCCACCAGGGTTATCGTGCTTTGAGGCACCATCTTGGAAGTGATGCTCTCTGCAGACATGTGGAAAGAGTccacattccaccaacagtgacTCACCCAAAGTTAGTATGATCTGTTCTTCCTGTGTCTTTCCCACTAAAATGTTTATCCACCCTTCAGGGCAGTGTTAAACGGCACAAGCAAATTGGCTCTTTACTTTCAAAtcaatatttgtataattatataGTTGAATGGAATTGCAGGCCTAGATGTCTATAATATTAATCTACATCTATTGGAGCATACTACAACAGTTATATTTGAATTTGCTGTTTAACGTCTCTCTGGCGCAGCAATGTGTGACTCTAAAGgaggctgtttttgttttatagctGTAACTGTCTTGGTGCGTGACAGCTGCCCCAAAGGTATCCCCCTTTgattgccttctgctcaggagcTTTCAGTATTGATAGTACATCTGGAGCCAGGTGACTAATGAGTTACTTACTCCATAGCAGATGCCACTGGCTAAGCCAAAGTAAGTGGCCTATCGAAACAGGAATTGCTCTCCACAAAGCTGTCATGTAGGGCGATGAACATATATCCGAGATCTGCTCCTGGTTATTTTCAGCTGGCTTTGCCTACAGTTTCACTGGTCCCTTAATTATGTATTTGGAGGAAAACTAACTAGAGGACTCCGTCATTAGAACGTTTGTAATATGTTTGGTGCTCAAATTATTGAAGTTTCCCACTTTCCTTAGAATTCATCCAGTTGGCAAAGGATTTTGAGGATTTCCGTAAAAAGTGTCAGAGAACAGACCACGAGCTGGGGAAGTACAAGGATCTTTTGATGAAAGCAGAGACTGAGCGTAGTGCTCTGGATGTTAAGCTGAAGCATGCACGCAATCAGGTGGATGTCGAGATCAAACGGAGACAGCGAGCTGAGGCTGACTGTGAAAAGCTGGTGTGTATTGTTCTCTATGCCAGAACTatggcagtggggggagggggcagcatcATCTGGTCATGTTTCCATCTGCCAGTTAtactcagtttcctcttccacATTAAAGAACTAAAAGCAATCTATCCGTTGACAACTTGGCCTTGACTGGAGCTGAAATTGCAGCATAGGAATCCTGTTCTTCAtagactgaaattaaaatattttttctcttttagactTGAAACTATAACTTCATAGATTTCAGAtgagaatttaaagaattaaaattaggCAGGGGATTCCTAGCATGTTGATCTGTCACAAGATGTTGATGTCTCATGCCACCTAGAGTATCCTCATCCTTTTGTCAATAGCTAGTACTTTGTTATTGATACAGGCAAGACAACTCTAAGGTTTTCCATCATTACTGCCCTTGGTTCAGGGGAAGGGGCTAGATGTAATCTGCCAGTTGAGCAATGTGACTAAGGTAGAACACTATCATTTTGATGTTCCAGGGTGGGTCATGGTACAAAGGAAAGCCTGTATGAGGAGGCACTAATCCATCTTGGTACAGTGTTAAATGCCTCAGTAAGCTCAAATTGACTGGTTCCAGTGTGTCACAGCTTTGTATCCATTTCAATGCATTTTGCTCCACTATTTAGAAAGGTGGGTGGCTGCTTTGATCCATAGAGGAAGCCAATAATTGTCCTGATAAAATGATACTAAATTGTTTTTGCTATGTGAAATCTATTTTGGGACTCTCATTTTGCAATACTGTCTTGAATTAGCAGCTTGACCCAAAAGTCTTGTAGCAGAAAGCCCACTATTCTAGATGGAGTTCATTTTACCAGTCAGAAATCAGAGACGCAATCTGGGCTTGATGTGAATTAATATGCTATTGGTGTAGCAGGCTTCCTGAAGGCTCATTTGCATAATGCTGTATTTTAATGTCTTCTGGTCTGCCCGTCCCATAAATTTGAGGTGAAGCTTTCTCCCCTGGTTAGTTAGGATGTTTTACTCTGCTTTGGTCTGCAGGAAAGACAGATTCAGCTGATTCGAGAGATGCTCATGTGTGACACATCTGGCAGCATTCAACTAAGCGAGGAGCAAAAATCAGCTCTGGCTTTTCTCAACAGAGGCCAACCATCCAGTGGCAATGCTGGGAACAAAAGGTGGGGAAACTGCATCTGTTGTTATCTGATCACGAGCAATGCAGCTGTCGGAAGTTCTTGTTATCTGAACTCTTAAATATACTGCTTCTGGAATGTGTGctgaataaagcagaaaaagactTTGGAGGAAGGGCGAGTGGGAAATAAAGGCACAAGGGCCTCCCACttccttttatcttattttgtttttgatctttCCTTGGGATGTTGTTTCACCATGGGTAAAATTTTGATGTTGGTGCTAAATTGCACATCAATAACTAATTCCACTCATTGCTCAGAAACCTAAAGGTGAAAGTGGCAGTTCAGCAGTACTTTGAATGTTTACTCTCCAGAGAGCTCTTGTAGCTCTTCTGGTTTAGAAGGCCTCTGAGCCCAGACCAGACAATAATTTTGGTTTCACTGCATCACTATTTAAAATAGTCTCAACCAGGCTTTGAATTTAACACCCCCGATACAATACATAGGGAAAGGTCAGCACTCTTAGAgctatttattttgttgcctgGTTGTTTTATGGGGAATCTTTATAACTGAGAAGATATATGGGCTTAATTTCTTCAAAAGCTAATGCTGGGTGATACTCTTTCTTATAGAAAGCAACCACAATTGGGATCAGATTAAACTTCACTCTTCTGCCTATGAATTTTTAGTAGCGTGTTCCGCAGGAGTAGCACCCATGCTCCTGACTGTAACTTTCAACTGATGTTGCGAGGTCTTTGCCAAAAAAACAGGTGTGCTGCATGTGTCTTCGTGCATGCATAGACACACTCTCCCACAGAAACCAGCACAACGAGGCTTTGAACTTGTAGTTGTCTCCATAGGAAGGCACTGCTATGAAATTGCTGATTTTACTTGACCCCTGTGACTTGTTCTGAGTGTTCTTGCATTTTTACTTTCCAGAGTCTTCTGTATCTAATACTGTATTGTTTCACTCATTTAGATTGTCAACTATTGACGAATCTGGTTCCATTTTATCCGATATCAGTTTTGACAAGACTGACGAATCGCTGGTAATAAATGTTTGATCTTTgaaaattgtctatttttcttaCCCCTGCTCCCTCGGGAATCTCCTTTCTGTCCTCTCTTCTGATATTCCTTTATTACTGTTGTAGTAATTGATGTGTTATAGATACTGAGctagcattttgttttattaattttaaggttatttatttatttgagagagagagagaaagagtgtacagctgtgggggtgagggagagagagtctttaaGCAtattccacactgagtgcagagcccaacgcagtggggctcaatctcacaaccctgagatcatggcctgagccgagaCCAGGAGTCAGACGcataaccaactgcaccactcaggcgcccctgagctagcattttaaaataaaaatccacataaGCTATAAGAGACTGGCTTATATATTTAGTTTCTGAAAGTGAGAATATAGAATTCAGGATTTGGCATGAGGTTAAATTTATTTAACGGATCTGTGAGCTACATGTACTAATTGACTGTATCTTCTTGGCTTATTAAACATCCAcagctagcaaaaaaaaaaaaaaaaaaaattagcaagatTCTATCCAGGCAGGGCTTATTTGCTGCTCTTGGAGAGAATAGACTTGTGACTTATTTCAGAGTTAGTTCGGTTCTTGAGAAAACTTAGTCATACTTCACAATTTAGAAGGAAACCAGTGCCTTGGAACTTCAGCCAGAAAAATGGCAAAGTTTCTAGGGACTCTAATGCTTTGTTCAACAATGGTTAATAGGTCTGAACTCTTGTTACCCTACCTTTGTGGGGCAGCACCCTTTTCTTAACTTACAATGATTTCTGCATAAAAGGTAATCTCTGATATTTCAATCTTTGATGTTCAGGATACTGGTGGTTTGTTGGTTTGTGTATCTTTCCTATTTTACTGGCTGAAAGCTAGCAAACAAAGCAGTAAATCAGGAGGTAATTCCTGGTTGGTTTTCTGATAGTGTGAAACAAGTGACAACTACTTATTAAATGGGCTAGGAGCATTACATCCCAAATCAGTGTTTGGGGAAATCAttgccattttatagatataaatagtAGGTATCACCTTTTTGAAATATAGAATGATATGAATAGGTTTGGGATATATAGTAAAACTAGAACCTATTAATAACTGATTTGGGAGCTAGACCAAATATGGTGTATCTGTTATAATCCAAACTGAATCAGATAATCAGTAGCTAAATTAAATTACTTGACCAGGAATTGGAGAGTTTAGATTTCATTTAGCTAAGCTACCATTTGCTCTCTActgtttctgggttttgtgtTTTCAGAGATTATCAGGAGTAAGTCATAGGTGGTTCCTAAAAGTGAATGTAAATGGTTATTTAAGTGAAGTGAAACTAGACCACGgtaaaaaaattcttcagtggTGAATGTCTTTGTTGGGGCCCAAGGAAGAGGGATGTTTGAGAAATGTAAAGCCTGAACTAGAACTTGTTAAGTGGCTACATTGTACAGAACGTCTGGTTAGATGATAGCAATCCCTTAAGAGCAAGAAGGACATGTAACCTGATCAGTATAGTACCTGAGCTTCTGTGAGTTCTACAACTAATTACAGAAATAGTCAGAAATAAAGGGCCAGGCACTGGAGATAATCACGACAGAAGTTGATTCTTTAACCTTTTCTTGCCTCTGTGGTATTGACTCCTGACTCTATTATAATAGCTTCAATTTTGGAGATAAAGCAAGTTAACTCACCATAGCTCTATAGCTATAGCACTTGAgaccctcccctttccctctccccaaatTGTCAGGCAGTCTGTCTCAAAAAGCTTTTCGAGGGGCGCcttagtggctcagcagttgaacgtctgccttcagcttagggcatgatcctggggtcctgggatcgagtcccacatcaggctctctgtggggagcctcctccctctacctgtgtctctacctctctatttcccatgaataaataaataaattcttaaaaaaaaagcctttcaagttttctgtaaatttatTTGCACAGGGTTTAGGGGAGGCCTAACCACAGAGAGAAACTAATGCAGTGTAATTGTCAACAGGATTGGGATTCTTCCTTGGTAAAGACTTTCAaactaaagaagagagaaaagagggtaCGTatggttttatttagtttttgctgttgtttttacaAAATTACAATAAAGGAATTTTCTCTAGAAGTTTTTCCATGATACAGCATTCCTGACTTATGTTGCTCTAATCATTTTTAAACACCTATTACAAATGAATTCATCCTGGGGGCTGTATTGCCAATCCTCGAGGTAGTAACTCAGGACAGAATCTTGTCCTATTTCACTGTTCTGGCTGCCTCAGTTCATTCATATATTGGAAAAGGATTTACTTAAGTTTGTTTTGAGTTGTCATAGGAATTTTTACGCAGGACTTTTGTACTCTAAAAAATTTTCAGATGAAGTACGTGTATAATGGGATATGCAGAGCTCTGTCTGTGTGTGCTTGTTTAGGGTACTTAATATGTGTCCAAAGACTTCATGTCTTTTGATAGGATTACAGCTCTACTTTTTCTGGTGCTGTCATCTAAATTTTTCCAAAGCTTGGTTGTTTCTTCCAGGGCATTGAGGGCATTTTTGTGTTGGTACAACTTAAGCTTTATGTGGAAAtagaatgatataaataaataaataaataaataaataacattgttaTTTACCATAGCCCTGGTACCTAGGACTTGTACCCAAGTTGTCTAATGGAATAATGTTATCTTCTGTGCTTCAGGTCTTCTATTTGGCACTAAACTAATTGGTCTTTGTCTCCTTTCCAGCGCTCTAGTAGCCGACAGTTCATTGATGGTCCCCCTGGACCTGTAAAGAAGACTCGTTCCATTGGCTCCACAGTAGACCAGGTAAGAATAGTCAGGCCAAGAGAATTGTGGTTGTGAACACATTAGAGATTAGTGGCCCCAAGCACTAAGAATCCtgagtcaaggggcacctgggtggctcagtctgttaaacatatgatccttggggtcctggaatcaagccccacgttgggctccctgctcagtgaggagtctccttgtccctttccctccccttctgctcctgaccctgcttgtgctctctctgtctctctctcaaataaataaatagaatcctgaATCAACGCTGTAAtgttattttgagagagagatttggTGAGTTTTTCTGTGTAATAATAGGATCCTTATCATCCACATGAATGGAATCACTCTGAGTAAACAACTGTTGGTTTTGTATTTGATTCTATGTAGTTGCTTATGTGTATGCCTCTGTGACCTATATTTCTGTTCTAAAGTACAAGGTTTCAACTGAGTGTTTTGAGCTAGGGCCTTAAGTCCTGGCCAAGATTTAAGAGTTTTCAGCCACTCCAAAACACCCTATAGTGGAGGGGAAATGAGATTCACATGTTTGTTCTTCCCTCATTTCTACTTTTGTTTCAGGGGAATGAATCTATAGTTGCAAAAACTACGGTGACTGTTCCCAATGATGGCGGGCCCATCGAAGCTGTGTCCACAATTGAGACTGTACCATATTGGACGAGAAGCCGAAGGAAAACAGGTCCATTGGGTTTCTAACTAAATTGCCTGTGTAAAACAACTAGTAAAATTGGGGGAGACTTGGTTTTTTAAGAACCTTTTGAGGCAGGGAGTAGATGTTGTGGGTGGTTTCTTACTGCTGCTTACTGAAGGCCAGGACACTGTCATACTCTACCTTTAGATTGCTAGCCTGCCCTATGCCACTCACATGTAActcgttgttgtttttttttttcctatagattaTTTAAGAgtgagagtggggggaggggcagagggtgagaatcttcaagcagactccatgagcatggagcctacatgggactcgattccatgACTCatgagaccctgacctgagccaaaatcaagagtcagatactcaacctattgagccagccaggtgccctataatttgttattctttttttttttttttttaatttttttattggagttcaatttgccaacatatagcataacacccagtgctcatcctgccaagtgcccccctcagtgcccatcacccagtcaccccaaccccccgcccacctccccttctactaccccttgttcatttcccagagttaggtgtctctcatgttttgtcatcctcactgatattttcactcattttctctcctttccctttattccctttcactaatttttgtattcctcaaatgaatataatgtttgtccttttccgattgacttatttcactcagcataataccctccaggtccatccacgtcgaagcaaatggtgggtatttgtcatttctaatggctgaggaatattccattgtatacatagaccacagcttctttatccattcatctttcgatggacaccgaggctccttccacagtttgcctattgtggacattgctgctagaaacatcggggtgcaggtgtcacggtgtttcactgcatttgtatctttgggataaatccccagcagtgcaattgctgggttgtaaggcagatctatttttaactctttgaggaacctccacacagttttccaggtaACTTGTTAttcttgaaatgatttttctgcatagCGATTGTAGTCACTTCTGATTATGGTTACAAATTACTGGTCATCTACCAGTTATATTAAACTTGGGGTTAAAATTCAGAAGGAACAAAATATTAAGCTTAAAGTTGCTTGTTTTCTAGGTACTTTACAGCCTTGGAACAGTGACTCTACCTTGAGCAGCAGGCAGCTAGAGCCAAAAACTGAGACAGACAACTCTGGCACCCCGCAGAATAATGGAGGGATGCGCCTGCATGACTTCGTCTCTAAGACGGTAGATCTGTGATCACTTTGTTCTTTTGGGCACGCTTAAGTTTTTGATTGTGAAAGTAAAATATActagaaacaaatttaaataactcAATATTAGAAAGTTAAATGTCAGATCTCCTTCTTTCAATTCCACTCTTCAGGGTTCACTATCAGTTACAGAAGATGTCTATCTTTACATTCTGTGAggaatattaaattaaaacaagcCAACTTTTCAGAAGCAATTGTTGGTGCTTTTTAGTGATACACATTTACAGTGTATGCTTGAATACAGCATGTTTTTCCTTTGTCCCATTGGATTTCCTCATAAAAACCTAAGCAATCTGACAGGCTcagaagagtttatttgagcCACAGGAAAGTAAGTGGCAGAGTTAATATGGAAACTTTGTTAACTTCTTGTCAACAGATTCTTTCCTCTAGTGTACACTGCCCCCTTCCAGCTGGATGACCTCATGCAAGTGACACAGCCTCTTTTGGCTTCCGTTTCcttatcttaaaagaaagaacaaaaacctCTTTTGTAggattattgtgagaattacacAAATAGGTGTAAAGGGATTAGGAAGTTATTTGGTACTAAGTGCCTAATAAATTAACTATTGATGATGATAGTTTTCTAAGACCACTCTGTTCTTTCTGCCCTCTTTTGTCCTCAGGTTATTAAACCTGAATCTTGTGTTCCATGTGGCAAGCGGATAAAATTTGGCAAGCTGTCTCTGAAGTGTCGAGACTGTCGTGTGGTCTCTCATCCAGAATGTCGGGACCGCTGTCCCCTTCCCTGCATTCCTACTCTGATAGGAACACCTGTCAAGATTGGAGAGGTACGACCTGTGGGGCCCGTCTTTGTGGTATGGCTTCTTTGGCTTTTTCAAAGCTAAATGTCAGTTTTAATCCTAAAATTAGTGATGCCAAGCATAGTTTTTCCCCAGGAATGATGAAGAGAAATGGTAAAATGTTAACTTTCAGTAGACTCCTGCTTGGGTTTGTCTGTTTCTACATCAgactcttcttcccctccctccttccaccttcTCCCCGCTTCTCTgttcatcctccctccctccctttccttctttccttccttcctctcccttctccttccttccctcttcttctcctccttcccctctctacATGCTATTCCTGTTTTATAAAATCTCAAACATACACAGAAGTAGAGAGATTAGGACAACTGACCTCTGGTTCCTGTCACTCAGCTGTTGTGATTACTAGTTCACATCCAAGCTTGACTTATCAGTACCCCCCTGTCCTCCTCCTGGCCCTGTCCAGTAAATTATCTTGAAACGAATCCCAGCCATCACGTGATTTCATCTGTGAATGTACTTTCTCTTATGTTAGAGGTATTCCATACTAGGCTATTAAAATTAGATTGCTTATTTCTAAAAACTGATTCagtctataaagaaattatttgttgTATGAACAACATTAACAAGATTCAAAACAAAATGATTATGCTGCTACCCAGCCCCTAGCGAATCAAATGTTACTTTTCTTTAATCTTAACAGTTCTTATTTGTGCGTGTAATCGGTTACAGATTTTCTCTACTCCAATAGAGAACCATGGACCTCTCCCCTTCAGATAGGTTTGTGTCCTGATCAACTGTTAATTGtattaagtaatttttcttaCTAAGAATAATTTAGGGGTAaaaaaggttttccttttttagaataataaattaCTTCCTATTAAAGGCCATACGTATAATctcattatttcttgttttctgaggCCCTTGAATAGAGGACCAGCGGGGGCAGAGTTGTAGCCAGTCCATCTTACTACTTGTTCACCCAAGAGTGTGGTATATGTGACCATAAATCAGTCCTGGTGTGGTTGTAGGAAAAGTATAGTTGAGAGTCTCTGATCTAATATATACTCTGGGAATAGGAATTTAAAAGTAGACATGATGTCCCAGCCTCAGTATTAGTTTGGAGAtggtttttcctcttcctcttgatTTGCTGGTCTAagtgatataaataataatttaaaactctCCCTTTTCAGGGAATGCTGGCAGATTATGTGTCCCAGACTTCTCCAATGATCCCGTCCATTGTTGTCCATTGTGTAAATGAGATTGAACAGAGAGGGCTGACTGAGGTAAGAGTCGAccttcagaggcacctgggtggctcagttggttaagcgactcTTGAtactggctcaggtcgtgatgagATGGAGCCCGTGTcagtctccttaagattctctctctccctctcctctgccctacACCTGTCTGGCTCTGCCCCCGactctaaagaaaaaagttaatctGCAGAGATCATGAATTTGTTATTTGTGTTAATAATTAGGAGTTCTTAACTGAAAGTGTCACCTTAATAATAGACAGGCCTGTATCGGATCTCTGGCTGTGACCGAACAGTAAAAGAGCTGAAAGAGAAATTCCTCAGAGTGAAAACTGTACCCCTCCTCAGCAAAGTGGATGATATCCATGCTATTTGTAGCCTCCTGAAGGACTTCCTTCGAAACCTCAAAGAACCCCTTCTGACCTTTCGGCTAAACAAGACTTTCATGGAAGCAGCAGGTAAGAGTAGATCTTAATACTGGAATGTGAGTTCCACATGGGCAGGATTATTTTGACTCTTCGTTTCCTGCCCAGTGCGGTGCATGCAACATAGTGGATGCATAAATGCTTTGATGGAAGAATAACGATCTGTGTTCCTGGTGCCCATCCTCTTCCTGTCTAaacaaagtttttgtttgttttggggtcaAATTTGATGCTGTCCTTTTGAACTTAGAGCCATCATTGATTCCTTTTCCCCACACCACCTTTAATCCGTTGGCATATCTTGCCAGCAAATGTCttgtaaaatttatctttttctttttttttaagatttatttacttatttattcatgatagacacacacagagagagagagagagagaggcagagacacaggagaagggagaagcaggctccatgccgggaacccaacgtgggactcgatgccgggactccaggatcgcgccctgggccaaaggcaggcgttaaactgctgagccatccagggatcccccccaaatttttttttttaatttttttttattt
Protein-coding regions in this window:
- the RACGAP1 gene encoding rac GTPase-activating protein 1 isoform X2, translating into MDTTMLNLRNLFEQLVRRVELLSEGNELQFIQLAKDFEDFRKKCQRTDHELGKYKDLLMKAETERSALDVKLKHARNQVDVEIKRRQRAEADCEKLERQIQLIREMLMCDTSGSIQLSEEQKSALAFLNRGQPSSGNAGNKRLSTIDESGSILSDISFDKTDESLDWDSSLVKTFKLKKREKRRSSSRQFIDGPPGPVKKTRSIGSTVDQGNESIVAKTTVTVPNDGGPIEAVSTIETVPYWTRSRRKTGTLQPWNSDSTLSSRQLEPKTETDNSGTPQNNGGMRLHDFVSKTVIKPESCVPCGKRIKFGKLSLKCRDCRVVSHPECRDRCPLPCIPTLIGTPVKIGEGMLADYVSQTSPMIPSIVVHCVNEIEQRGLTETGLYRISGCDRTVKELKEKFLRVKTVPLLSKVDDIHAICSLLKDFLRNLKEPLLTFRLNKTFMEAAEITDEDNSIAAMYQAVGELPQANRDTLAFLMIHLQRVAQSPNTKMDVTNLAKVFGPTIVAHAVPNPDPVVMLQDIKRQPKVVERLLSLPLEYWSQFMMVEQENIEPIHVIENSNAFSTPQTPSSKVSLLGPVTTPEHQLLKTPSSSSLSQRVRSTLTKNTPRFGSKSKSATNLGRQGNFFASPMLK
- the RACGAP1 gene encoding rac GTPase-activating protein 1 isoform X3 encodes the protein MNSERQIQLIREMLMCDTSGSIQLSEEQKSALAFLNRGQPSSGNAGNKRLSTIDESGSILSDISFDKTDESLDWDSSLVKTFKLKKREKRRSSSRQFIDGPPGPVKKTRSIGSTVDQGNESIVAKTTVTVPNDGGPIEAVSTIETVPYWTRSRRKTGTLQPWNSDSTLSSRQLEPKTETDNSGTPQNNGGMRLHDFVSKTVIKPESCVPCGKRIKFGKLSLKCRDCRVVSHPECRDRCPLPCIPTLIGTPVKIGEGMLADYVSQTSPMIPSIVVHCVNEIEQRGLTETGLYRISGCDRTVKELKEKFLRVKTVPLLSKVDDIHAICSLLKDFLRNLKEPLLTFRLNKTFMEAAEITDEDNSIAAMYQAVGELPQANRDTLAFLMIHLQRVAQSPNTKMDVTNLAKVFGPTIVAHAVPNPDPVVMLQDIKRQPKVVERLLSLPLEYWSQFMMVEQENIEPIHVIENSNAFSTPQTPSSKVSLLGPVTTPEHQLLKTPSSSSLSQRVRSTLTKNTPRFGSKSKSATNLGRQGNFFASPMLK
- the RACGAP1 gene encoding rac GTPase-activating protein 1 isoform X1 produces the protein MRDRKRDRDTGRGRSRLPYGEPDAGLDPRILGSRPEPKADTQPLSHPEFIQLAKDFEDFRKKCQRTDHELGKYKDLLMKAETERSALDVKLKHARNQVDVEIKRRQRAEADCEKLERQIQLIREMLMCDTSGSIQLSEEQKSALAFLNRGQPSSGNAGNKRLSTIDESGSILSDISFDKTDESLDWDSSLVKTFKLKKREKRRSSSRQFIDGPPGPVKKTRSIGSTVDQGNESIVAKTTVTVPNDGGPIEAVSTIETVPYWTRSRRKTGTLQPWNSDSTLSSRQLEPKTETDNSGTPQNNGGMRLHDFVSKTVIKPESCVPCGKRIKFGKLSLKCRDCRVVSHPECRDRCPLPCIPTLIGTPVKIGEGMLADYVSQTSPMIPSIVVHCVNEIEQRGLTETGLYRISGCDRTVKELKEKFLRVKTVPLLSKVDDIHAICSLLKDFLRNLKEPLLTFRLNKTFMEAAEITDEDNSIAAMYQAVGELPQANRDTLAFLMIHLQRVAQSPNTKMDVTNLAKVFGPTIVAHAVPNPDPVVMLQDIKRQPKVVERLLSLPLEYWSQFMMVEQENIEPIHVIENSNAFSTPQTPSSKVSLLGPVTTPEHQLLKTPSSSSLSQRVRSTLTKNTPRFGSKSKSATNLGRQGNFFASPMLK